From Ancylomarina subtilis:
TTACACACCATTCAAGAAAACAAAATCATTAAAATCGCCTTATTTGCGTTTATTACGTGATTTTAATTTTTATTTGATGCCAACACAGGTTTCGGTTCGTTCAGATATTCAGAGGTATTATCGCGAAATTGAAACCCGTAATATTGAGCAACCTGATCTTTTGATAACGCCTACTTACGATAAGAATTTCAACTGGTATCGTTATTACGATTTGAAATATAATCTGACGAAGAATCTGAAATTTGATTTCTCTGCGACCAATACATCACGTATTGATGAGCCAGATGGAATTGTTGATAAGGATAGAGATAGAGATGCCTATAATATCTGGAAGGATTCTATTTGGAATAATATCATGGATGGAGGGCGTAATGTGCAGTATCACCATAATTTTAATGTGACCTATAAGATCCCTATTAATAAGATTCCGTTTCTAAATTGGACCTCTTTGACAACCCGATATACGGGTTCATACGATTGGAATGCAGGTGCAATTGTTGAAGATGAGAACGTTGAACATGGTAATATCGTTCGAAACTCGAATAATATTCAGTTGAATGGGCAAATGAATATGGTTAATCTCTACAATAAATCTAAATTTTTGAAGAGGATTAATCAGAAACATAGCGGTACCAGACGCTATAAAGCCCAAAGTAACAAATATGAAAAGGTTAGTTACGAGGGGGAGATAGATGAACTGAAAGCTATGGTTGGTAAGTCAGTATATCATAAGTTAGGCACTAAAGATATTCAGGTTAAGGTTTACGATTTAGAGGGGAAAGAAGTTCGAATTGAATACCGACCGCTTTCAGCTAATCGGGTGCGTGTGATCTCTAAACGATCCTTGAAAAATGCTCGTGTCAGAATAAATGGAAGGGTAGAGGAAAAAGATAATTTATTTGTCAAACTTGGGGAAAACATTCTCAGACTGGGTATGAGTGTTCGAAATATCTCTTTAGGTTATTCAGAAACAAATGCCACAACTTTACCTGGATATTTACCACAAACCAATTTCTTTGGAGGTGAAACTTATAACGGATCGAAAGCTCCAGGCTTTAATTTTTTAATTGGTAATCAGGACAGGGATTTTGCTGCAAAAGCAGCCCGAAGGGGATGGATTACAACGGATCAAACACTGAATGCACCTTATGTGATGACCCATACTGAGAATTTCACGTTTCGATCAACCATTGAGCCAATTAAAGGTTTGAAAATAAATCTGAATGCAAATCGAAATTACTCGAAGAATATCAACGAGTTTTATATTTATAACGAAACTGAATCGACACCTGATCAACCAGTATTCGATGCAAAAAATAAGACACTAACCGGGAACTTCAGCATGACTTTCATGAGTATGAAATCGGCGTTCTTTAGTATAGGTAATACAGGTAATTATTCTTCAAAATATTTTGAGGAGTTTCTGAAAACGCGTCAGTCTGAATCGTTACGCTTGGCTAAGAAACGATGGGGGGAGACTTACGAGGATCACCCTAAAACTATAGAAGTTGACGGAAAAGAAGTTATTGTAAAAGATTATTATGAAGGTTATGGTCCAACATCACAGGAAGTGTTAATACCAGCCTTCCTGAAAGCATATGGTGGCGGAGGGAGTAAGTATAATAAGCTTTTCCCGGGAATCGATAAGATGATGCCAAATTGGCGGGTAACTTTTGATGGTTTATCCAAGATTCCTTTAGTTAAGCGTTATTTCAAGTCGATTAATATGAATCATTCATATACTTCAACCTATAATATTGGATCCTACAATAACAATTTGAATTATGTAGATAATGGATATGGCTTTACGGATGAATTTGACTTGGTTGACAACTATTTATTGAGGTATGAAGCCAATTCTGTTTCGATAAATGAGCAGTTTAATCCGCTGATTAATATTGATATGATGTGGAAGAATAATTTTACAACAACTTTCGAGATTAAGCGTGCTCGTAATCTGACTTTAAGTTTGGCAAATACACAGTTGACCGAAGTGGCTTCAAGTGAATTCATTTTTGGCTTGGGCTATCGTTTTGATAATTTGGGACTGATTATTGGGTCAGGATCCGGTCAGAAGAAATTTAATAGTAATCTAAATCTTCGTGGTGATTTATCTATCAGAAAGAACAATACCATTATTAGAAAGATTGTTGATGAAGTTGATCAGTTGACTTCAGGCCAGAAGGTTGTGAGCATTAAAATGTCAGCAGACTATGTGCTGAGTAGTCGCTTTAATTTACGATTGTATTACGACCGAATTGTGAATGAACCCTATGTATCACTTTCATACCCAACTACAACAACGGAATTTGGAGTGAGCGTACGTTTTACACTCGCTCAATAGTCTTATGTCCAATAACATAAACAAATATTTATTTTGAAATAAGAGTTTATTTAATAGTTCGAAAAAAAATGTAAATTTGGGGCAAATAATGAACCAGATATAAACAAGAATTAATCATGAACGTACCTGAAAATTTAAAGTTTACAAAAGATCACGAATGGATTCGTGTTGAAGGTGATACAGCCTTTATTGGTGTTACTGATTTTGCTCAAGGAGAATTAGGAGATATCGTTTTTATCGAAGTTGAAACTGAGGGTGAGACTTTGGATAGAGAAGAAGTTTTTGGAACAATTGAAGCTGTTAAAACTGTTTCTGATATGTTTATGCCTATTGGGGGTGAAGTATTGGAATTCAATGCAGAATTGGAAGATGCTCCAGACCTTG
This genomic window contains:
- the gcvH gene encoding glycine cleavage system protein GcvH, with protein sequence MNVPENLKFTKDHEWIRVEGDTAFIGVTDFAQGELGDIVFIEVETEGETLDREEVFGTIEAVKTVSDMFMPIGGEVLEFNAELEDAPDLVNTDPYGKGWIIKVNVADASELEDLLTADQYKELL